From Cecembia calidifontis, one genomic window encodes:
- a CDS encoding TlpA family protein disulfide reductase has product MKVFIPSIFAFCLLWFKGDYHSPTEQDPLFAIIDFPEFEKMTDEKTGKIRVFNFWATWCAPCVKEMPYFQQVQAEDADIELIFISMDDGRRPERVTEFIKRRNITSPVYLLNDVDYNKWIDKVDPGWSGAIPATLFIRPDGIRSFHEGEVSYEELKTMINQLKK; this is encoded by the coding sequence ATGAAGGTTTTTATCCCATCAATTTTCGCTTTTTGTTTGTTGTGGTTCAAGGGAGATTATCATTCTCCCACTGAACAAGATCCTCTTTTTGCCATTATCGATTTTCCGGAGTTTGAAAAGATGACTGATGAAAAAACAGGGAAGATCAGGGTTTTTAATTTTTGGGCTACTTGGTGTGCACCATGTGTAAAAGAGATGCCCTATTTCCAACAGGTTCAGGCAGAAGATGCCGATATAGAACTGATTTTTATTTCCATGGATGATGGAAGAAGACCCGAGAGAGTTACAGAATTTATTAAGAGAAGGAATATTACTTCTCCTGTTTATCTCTTAAATGATGTGGATTATAATAAGTGGATAGACAAAGTAGATCCTGGATGGTCAGGAGCGATTCCTGCTACTTTGTTTATCAGGCCGGACGGTATTCGCTCTTTCCATGAGGGTGAAGTTTCATATGAGGAATTGAAAACAATGATTAACCAATTAAAAAAGTAA
- a CDS encoding thioredoxin family protein, protein MKKLTGLFLFCAMVLAGNIAWAQDSQGYKIGDKASDFKLLNVDGSWVSLNGLKDAKGAIVIFSCNTCPYVVAYEDRMIELHNKYAAMGYPLIAINSNDDKVSPGDSFDKMKERAKEKKFPFAYVYDKTQEVIKAYGGTRTPHVYILNKEGNDFVVKYIGAIDNNYQDAAAVTERYVENAMDDIMNGRKVATQTTKAIGCTIKWTKKAE, encoded by the coding sequence ATGAAAAAGTTAACCGGATTGTTTCTGTTTTGTGCGATGGTTCTTGCAGGGAATATTGCCTGGGCCCAGGATAGCCAAGGTTATAAAATCGGGGATAAAGCCTCTGATTTCAAACTTCTGAATGTGGATGGATCTTGGGTTTCATTGAATGGATTGAAGGATGCAAAGGGCGCTATTGTCATTTTCTCATGCAATACATGCCCTTATGTGGTCGCTTATGAAGACCGGATGATCGAACTTCACAATAAATATGCTGCTATGGGTTATCCCCTTATTGCCATTAATTCCAATGACGATAAAGTCAGTCCAGGAGACAGCTTTGATAAGATGAAAGAGCGTGCAAAGGAAAAGAAATTCCCATTTGCTTATGTATATGATAAGACACAGGAAGTAATCAAAGCCTACGGAGGAACCCGAACACCACATGTCTATATTCTGAATAAGGAGGGGAATGATTTTGTGGTGAAATATATTGGAGCTATTGATAACAATTACCAAGATGCAGCTGCAGTTACTGAAAGGTATGTTGAAAATGCAATGGATGATATCATGAATGGACGAAAGGTAGCCACCCAAACCACCAAGGCTATTGGATGTACCATCAAATGGACAAAAAAGGCTGAATAA
- a CDS encoding O-methyltransferase, with protein MNTSTKAFLLFCFLLLIWINHRSFAQQRAQIDQKVEKFLTEKKHQWRDLNVPFEDGKVLHDLIVDKGYTSAVEVGTSTGHSTIWIAWALSKTGGKLITIEIDEKRQKQAIANLKEVGLLEYVDFRLGDGHQIVKELKGPIDFVFLDADKDWYSQYFKDLDNKIPKGGMFTAHNVLNNISGIREFMRLIQDNPRYETRIDRSSSSGISISIKK; from the coding sequence ATGAATACTTCCACAAAAGCCTTCCTACTATTTTGTTTTCTTCTGTTGATATGGATAAACCATAGGTCTTTTGCCCAACAAAGAGCCCAAATTGACCAAAAAGTGGAAAAGTTTTTAACGGAAAAAAAACACCAATGGAGAGATCTTAATGTACCATTTGAAGATGGAAAAGTACTCCATGACCTCATTGTCGATAAGGGCTATACCTCGGCTGTGGAAGTCGGTACTTCCACCGGGCATTCCACGATTTGGATAGCCTGGGCACTTAGCAAAACAGGAGGGAAACTCATTACCATAGAAATTGATGAGAAGAGGCAAAAACAGGCCATAGCCAACCTAAAGGAAGTGGGTTTATTAGAATATGTTGATTTTAGACTGGGGGACGGCCATCAAATTGTCAAAGAATTGAAAGGCCCTATCGATTTTGTATTTCTGGATGCGGACAAAGATTGGTACAGTCAATATTTCAAGGATTTGGACAACAAAATTCCAAAAGGAGGTATGTTTACTGCTCATAATGTTCTGAACAATATCTCTGGAATAAGGGAATTTATGCGCTTAATCCAGGATAATCCCAGATACGAAACCAGGATTGATAGGTCAAGCAGTTCCGGTATTTCGATCAGTATAAAAAAATAA
- a CDS encoding FAD-dependent oxidoreductase: MKKNEISILGAGLIGSLLSIYLKKRGLDVHIYEKRPDNRKGEYKEEGRSINMALSDRGWRALEKVGLQDKVLPLTIPMYGRQVHNEHGKTTFIPYGKEGQAIYSISRGRFNQLLMDEAEKAGVNIHFEHRIEDVDLRNFEITVNNPESGLEKINSDVILGADGAYSSLRNAMLKQVRFNYKQEYISHGYKELSIPPTAEGEFAMDPNALHIWPRGSFMLIALPNPDKSFTCTLFLPFEGERVCFENIRDEKDVKGVFQTYFDDAYQLMPQLTEQYFNNPTSSLINIECFPWMLNKALLIGDSSHAMVPFYGQGMNCGFEDCMILDGLIEKIGTSAWELVFAKFQKIRKPDTDAICQLALENFEEMKADVADPKFILRKKIEAKLHALYPNDWIPLYTMVTFSSMPYSEAYALGKLQQKIMDKVMANPLITQNWDKLDYEDIIDQLDKAKAV; encoded by the coding sequence ATGAAAAAAAATGAAATCAGTATTTTGGGCGCAGGCCTTATTGGGTCCTTACTGAGTATTTATCTGAAAAAAAGAGGCCTTGACGTCCATATTTATGAAAAAAGGCCTGATAATAGAAAAGGAGAATATAAGGAAGAAGGAAGGTCCATCAATATGGCCCTCAGCGACAGAGGATGGAGAGCCCTCGAAAAAGTGGGGCTTCAGGATAAGGTGCTCCCCCTGACCATCCCCATGTACGGCAGGCAAGTTCATAATGAACATGGAAAAACCACATTTATTCCCTATGGCAAAGAAGGTCAGGCAATTTATTCTATTTCCAGGGGCAGGTTTAACCAATTGTTGATGGATGAGGCAGAAAAAGCCGGGGTAAACATTCACTTCGAACATAGAATTGAAGATGTAGACCTGAGAAATTTTGAAATTACTGTCAATAATCCTGAATCAGGTCTGGAAAAAATCAACTCCGATGTGATTCTTGGTGCCGACGGAGCCTATTCTTCTCTCAGAAATGCCATGTTGAAGCAGGTCCGATTCAATTACAAGCAGGAATACATTTCCCATGGATACAAGGAACTGAGTATCCCTCCTACAGCTGAGGGAGAATTTGCCATGGATCCCAATGCACTGCATATCTGGCCAAGGGGCTCATTCATGCTGATTGCCTTGCCCAATCCTGACAAGTCATTCACCTGCACTTTATTTCTACCTTTTGAAGGTGAAAGGGTATGCTTTGAAAATATTAGGGATGAGAAAGATGTCAAAGGAGTATTCCAAACCTATTTTGACGATGCCTATCAGCTGATGCCACAGCTGACAGAGCAATATTTCAACAATCCTACCTCTTCTCTGATCAACATTGAATGTTTCCCATGGATGCTCAATAAGGCACTTTTGATAGGTGACTCCTCACATGCAATGGTCCCCTTCTATGGACAGGGGATGAACTGCGGATTTGAGGACTGCATGATACTGGATGGCTTGATTGAAAAAATCGGAACCTCAGCCTGGGAACTGGTATTTGCCAAATTCCAAAAGATCAGAAAACCTGACACGGATGCCATCTGCCAGTTGGCATTGGAAAATTTCGAAGAAATGAAAGCTGACGTGGCAGATCCGAAATTTATCCTAAGGAAAAAGATAGAAGCAAAACTCCATGCCCTATATCCCAATGACTGGATCCCTCTCTATACAATGGTTACTTTCTCCTCCATGCCCTATTCCGAAGCTTATGCTTTGGGCAAGCTCCAACAAAAAATCATGGACAAGGTCATGGCGAACCCATTGATCACCCAAAACTGGGATAAGCTGGACTATGAGGACATCATCGACCAATTGGACAAAGCTAAAGCAGTCTGA
- the kynU gene encoding kynureninase — MKNIQYEYSEAFARKMDEMDSLKGFRSKFYFPQVNGQQALYFCGNSLGLQPKTTEAYIKKELDNWARLAVDGHFYGEDAWYHVRKKSKPALAAIVGAHEHEVVAMNNLTSNLHFLMVSFYRPDQKRYKIITEAGAFPSDMYMLETQVKFHGLDPEKCIIELAPRAGEYTLRTEDILKAIEEHKENLALVMMAGLQYYTGQVFDMEKITQAAHEVGATAGFDLAHAAGNVPLKLHDWGVDFAAWCSYKYLNSGPGNISGIFVHERHAESPELPRFAGWWGHDEGERFRMEKGFKPMYGADGWQLANSNVIALAAHQASLDIFEEAGMERLREKSELLTGYLEFLIQEISGESGVLEIITPKNPFERGCQLSLLIHKGGKAVFDEFYKHGVVGDWRNPNVIRIAPTPLYNSFLDVYQFAKILEQSLQKFA; from the coding sequence ATGAAAAATATACAGTACGAATATTCAGAAGCTTTTGCACGAAAAATGGACGAAATGGATTCTTTAAAAGGATTCCGATCAAAGTTCTATTTTCCACAGGTAAATGGACAGCAGGCCCTATATTTTTGCGGGAACAGCCTGGGACTACAGCCCAAGACAACAGAAGCTTATATCAAAAAAGAACTGGATAACTGGGCCAGGCTGGCTGTAGATGGACATTTCTATGGGGAAGACGCCTGGTACCATGTAAGAAAAAAATCCAAACCTGCTTTGGCGGCTATCGTAGGTGCCCATGAACATGAAGTGGTGGCAATGAATAACCTGACCTCCAACCTTCACTTTTTAATGGTTTCTTTTTACAGGCCTGATCAGAAAAGATATAAAATCATCACCGAAGCAGGCGCTTTTCCATCAGACATGTACATGCTGGAAACCCAGGTGAAGTTCCATGGATTGGACCCGGAAAAGTGCATCATTGAACTGGCTCCCAGAGCAGGGGAATATACCCTTCGAACAGAAGATATTCTTAAGGCAATTGAAGAGCATAAGGAAAACCTGGCCTTGGTGATGATGGCTGGATTACAATATTATACTGGCCAGGTTTTTGATATGGAAAAGATTACCCAAGCAGCCCATGAAGTGGGTGCTACGGCTGGGTTTGACCTGGCCCATGCAGCGGGCAATGTCCCTTTGAAGCTCCATGATTGGGGCGTGGACTTTGCTGCCTGGTGCAGTTACAAATACCTTAACTCTGGCCCTGGAAATATTTCAGGCATTTTCGTCCACGAAAGACATGCCGAAAGTCCTGAATTGCCAAGGTTTGCGGGTTGGTGGGGACATGATGAAGGGGAACGCTTTAGGATGGAAAAGGGCTTTAAGCCCATGTATGGAGCGGATGGTTGGCAGCTGGCCAATTCCAATGTAATCGCATTGGCAGCCCATCAGGCTTCTTTGGATATTTTCGAAGAAGCGGGAATGGAAAGGTTACGGGAAAAAAGTGAACTTTTGACCGGCTACCTGGAGTTTCTCATACAAGAAATAAGTGGTGAAAGTGGTGTATTAGAAATAATTACGCCAAAAAACCCCTTCGAAAGAGGATGTCAGCTATCTTTGCTGATCCATAAAGGGGGAAAAGCAGTTTTCGATGAATTCTATAAGCATGGTGTAGTAGGAGACTGGCGCAACCCAAATGTAATCAGAATTGCACCTACTCCTCTGTACAACAGCTTCTTAGATGTATATCAATTCGCAAAAATACTTGAACAATCCCTTCAAAAATTCGCTTAA
- a CDS encoding RidA family protein — MSKEIIFSKEAPAPIGPYSQAVKAGNTLYVSGQIALDADTGELINDNITEETHAVMKNLEAVLRQAGYGFGDVVKCTIFIKDMGQFATINEAYGQYFKSNPPARETVEVSRLPKDVNVEISCIAVK, encoded by the coding sequence ATGAGTAAAGAAATCATCTTTTCAAAAGAAGCACCTGCTCCAATCGGACCTTACAGTCAGGCGGTGAAAGCAGGCAATACATTGTATGTTTCCGGTCAAATTGCACTGGATGCAGATACCGGTGAATTGATCAACGACAATATCACAGAAGAAACCCATGCGGTCATGAAAAACCTGGAAGCGGTGTTGAGGCAGGCAGGATATGGTTTTGGCGACGTGGTCAAATGTACCATTTTTATCAAAGACATGGGGCAGTTTGCGACTATCAATGAGGCCTATGGGCAATATTTCAAATCGAATCCTCCGGCAAGAGAAACTGTGGAGGTAAGCCGATTGCCCAAAGATGTTAACGTCGAGATTTCCTGCATTGCGGTAAAATAG